A genomic window from Paramormyrops kingsleyae isolate MSU_618 chromosome 23, PKINGS_0.4, whole genome shotgun sequence includes:
- the txnipa gene encoding thioredoxin interacting protein a: MVAMGKKVKTFEIEFSDPSKSFYISGDKVAGRIVVEVSEVTRVSAVRVVGVGSAKVEYLKGKERCREEIPYLSYEEVLRLDDQPSDKDGSVILRPGNKYEYTFGFELPQQGQLVSSYTGKFGSVHYYVKALLVRPSQPALECRKLFEVEEPLDVNTPDLMSPSGGTREKKVTCMFIPDGQVSLNAKIDRKGFCEGEEICIDARFENTCSRIVIPKAAIIAKHTYQAKGRSKVFQQKLSSVRGNHIISGMCDAWQGKTIRVPKIKPSILGCKILRMEYFLLIYVSIPGSEKLVLELPLVIGSGSSSGFSSRTNSMSSQDGGSSTASNSWVSLRMPSAPPSYCELPRDCRLDTPLLDDYDGGDSPIFMNSHFQFPSSPPVYGEVEGEYNGNSRMLPVC, encoded by the exons ATGGTTGCAATGGGAAAGAAGGTGAAGACTTTCGAGATCGAGTTCAGCGATCCAAGTAAATCTTTCTACATCAGCGGAGACAAGGTGGCCGGCCGGATTGTCGTGGAGGTATCCGAGGTGACCAGGGTGTCGGCCGTGAGGGTGGTCGGAGTGGGATCCGCAAAAGTGGAGTACCTGAAAGGGAAGGAGCGCTGCCGAGAGGAGATCCCGTATCTGAGTTACGAAGAAGTCCTTCGGCTGGACGACCAGCCCTCTG ATAAAGATGGGTCAGTCATCCTCAGACCTGGCAACAAATATGAATACACGTTTGGATTTGAGCTTCCCCAGCAAGG GCAGCTGGTGTCTTCCTACACGGGAAAGTTTGGCTCCGTGCATTACTATGTGAAAGCCTTGCTGGTCCGACCATCTCAACCTGCCTTGGAGTGCAGGAAGCTGTTTGAGGTGGAGGAGCCCCTGGATGTCAACACCCCGGACTTGATG TCTCCCTCTGGTGGAACGCGGGAGAAGAAGGTCACCTGCATGTTCATCCCCGATGGCCAGGTGTCCCTCAACGCCAAAATCGACCGGAAGGGCTTCTGTGAGGGCGAAGAGATCTGCATCGATGCTCGCTTTGAGAACACCTGCTCGCGCATCGTGATCCCCAAGGCGGCCATCATCGCCAAGCACACCTACCAGGCTAAGGGGCGCTCCAAGGTCTTCCAGCAGAAGCTCTCCTCTGTGCGGGGGAACCACATCATCTCGGGCATGTGCGATGCCTGGCAGGGCAAGACCATCCGCGTGCCCAAGATCAAACCTTCCATCTTGGGTTGCAAAATCCTTCGCATGGAGTACTTCCTCTTG ATCTACGTCAGCATCCCCGGCAGTGAGAAGTTGGTTCTGGAGCTGCCCCTGGTCATTGGAAGCGGCTCTTCCAGTGGCTTCAGCAGCCGCACCAACAGCATGAGCAGCCAAGACGGGGGCAGCAGCACGGCCTCCAATAGCTGGGTGTCCCTGCGCATGCCCTCCGCTCCGCCCAGCTACTGCGAGCTGCCCCGCGACTGCCGCCTGGACACCCCCCTGCTGGACGATTACGACGGCGGGGATAGCCCCATCTTCATGAACTCCCATTTCCAGTTCCCGTCATCCCCACCGGTGTACGGCGAG gtGGAAGGGGAGTACAATGGTAACTCAAGGATGCTGCCCGTCTGCTGA